The genomic region GCCAGCCCGGCCAGGTCGTGGGCGAACCGGGCCAGCAGTGCCGCGTCGGCGGCGGGTTCGGCACGGCCGGGCGGTTCGAGCAGGTCCACGGCCGCGACGAGCTCGACCGTCCGGCCCCGCCCGGCGAGCAGGCGGGCGATCTCCAGGGCGATCACGCCGCCCATGGACCAGCCGCCGAGCCGGTACGGGCCGTCCGGGAACCGTTCGGTGATCGCGTCGGCGTAGTGCGCGGCCAGCTCGGCCACGGTCCGCGGCGCGGGTTCGAGGTCGGGGTACTGCAGCGCGTGCAGCGGCTGGTCCTCCTCCAGGAGGGCGCCGAGCCCGGCGTAGCAGAGCACGTCGCCGCCGACCGGGTGGACGAGGATCAGTGGCGGCCGGGTCCCGGCCCCCCGGACCGTGACGAGCGCGGCCCGGCCTTCCTCGCCCCGCTGCTCGCCCGGCTGCTCGCGCAGCGCCTCGGCGAGCGACTCGACGGTCGGCCGGGCGAGCAGCGTGGCCACCGGCAGCGACCGGCCGGTGCGCTGCCGGATCCGGGCCATCATCCGCACCGCGAGCATCGAGTCGCCGCCGAGGTCGAAGAAGTTCGCGGTGACGTCGAAGAAGTCCGCGGTGCCTTCGGCAGGCCTGTCGGTCGGCTCGAAGAACTCGGCCCAGATCCCGGCGAGGAGCTGTTCGGCGGCATCGCGCGGGGCGACCGCCGCACCGGAGCGCGGGGCCGTCTCCGCAGGCGAGGGCAGGCGGCGGCGGTCGACCTTGCCGTTGTCGGTCAGCGGCAGCTCGTCCAGCAGGACGATCCGGGCGGGCACCATGTAGCCGGGCAGTTCCCGGCCGAGCGCCTCGCGCAGCTCCTCCTCGGAGGTCCTCGAGACGGCGTACCCGACGAGCCGCCGGGGGCCGCCCCGCTCGCCCTCGGCCACCGCGGCCGCCGCATGGACGTCCGGCCGGCGCAGCAGCGCCGCCTCGACCTCGCCGAGCTCGATCCGATGCCCCTGGATCTTCACCTGGGAGTCCGCGCGCCCCAGGAACTCGATGTCGCCGTCCGGCAGGTAGCGGCCGAGGTCACCGGTCCGGTAGAGCCGCTCCCCCGTCACCGGGTGGCGCAGGAACGCGGCGCGCGTCTTGGCCTCGTCGCCGAGGTAGCCGCGGGCCAGGCCGGTCCCGGCGATGTACAGGTCGCCGGGGACCCAGGTCGGGCACGGCCGCAAGGCCTCGTCCAGCACATGGAAGCGCTGGTTCCGCATCGGCCGGCCGTACGGGATGCTCGTCCAGTCCGGGTCCACCCGGGTGATCGGGTACATGATCGACCAGATGGACGCCTCGGTCGCGCCGCCCAGGCTCCAGGTCCGCGCGTTCGGCAGCACCGAGGCGATGGCTCCGGGGAGCGTGACGGGGATCCAGTCGCCGCTCATCATCACCACGCGCAGCGAGGGCGGGCCGCCGAGCGCCCGCACGTGTTCGACGAACATGTCCATCAGCGCGGGGACGCTGTTCCAGACCGTCACGCCGTGCCGGTTCACCAAGCCCAGCCAGGCCGCCGGTTCGCGCAGCGCCGACGCGTCCGGCAGGACCACCGCCCCGCCGACCGTGAGCAGGCCGAACACGTCGTAGACCGAGAGGTCGAAGTTGAGCGCGGACAGGGCCAGCACACGGTCGCTCGCGGTCACGCCGAACCGGTCGTTGATGTCCTGGATCGTGTTGACCGCGCCGGTGTGCTCGATCATCACGCCCTTCGGGACCCCGGTGGATCCCGAGGTGAAGATGACGTAGGCGAGGTCGTCGGGCTTGGCCGGGGACGGCGGCAGCGGGCTGCTCGCACCGGTGTCCGCCGGCTCGGTGTCGACCTGCAGCGAGCTCGTGCCGTCCGGCAGGTCGAGCCCGTCCGCGACCGCCGACCGGGTCAGCACCAGCTCGATGCCGGCGCTCTCCATGATCATCCGGAGTCGGCGGCCGGGCGTGGCGGCGTCGACCGGCACGTAGGCGGCCCCGGCCTTGAGGATGCCCAGCGCCGCGACGACCTGCTCCCAGCTCTTGTCCATCACGATGCCGACGAGCACGCCCGGGCCCGCGCCGCGGTCGATCAGCCAGCGGGCGATCCGGTCGGAGCGGCGGTCCAGCTCGCCGTAGCTGAGGGTCCGGGCGGCGGTGATCACGGCGGGCGCCTCCGGCCGGACCTCGACCTGGCGCAGGAACGCCTCGTGCAGCAGTTCGGCGGGGACCGGGGCGTGCGTGGCGTTGGCCGCCTGCCGGACCTCCAGGTCGGCCACCGGGGTGAGCACGGACGGCGGACGGCGCCACGCCCCCTCGCCGCACAGGTCCCGCACCAGGTCCAGGTAGGCGTCCCACATCCCGTCGACGACGCCCTCGGGGAACATCTCCTCCACCACGTCCCAGTTGAGGACCAGTTCCCCGGCCTCCTCCAGGGCCTGGTGGTCGAGCCACACCTGCGGCGTCCGCACCGAGCTGGACGCCAGCCTGCCGGAAACGCCGAGCGAGGCCAGGGCGGTGAGCGCGCCGCGTTCGGCCTCGCTCCGCCCCGCGGAGTCGCCCTGGCCGGCGAAGCCGATCGTGCTGGTGAAGACCACCGGCATGCTCGCCAGGCCGGTCCCGGCGCGGGTGCGGTTGAGCTCGCGCAGCACCTCGACGCCGCTGACGTACCCGTGGTCGAGGTCGGCCAGCAGCTGGTTCTGCAACCGCGTGGCGCCCGAGGTGAAGTCCTCGGCGGGAGCGGCGTCGACTTCCAGCAGGGTGGTCGCGCTGAGGTTTCCGATCACCCTGCCGATGTCCTCGTGCAGCGGCCGCCGGTTGTACGCCAGCAGGTTGAGGGTGAAGCGCGGCGAGGCGCTCCAGACGCCCAGCACCTGGGCGTACGCGGTGCACAGGGCGGCCGAGGGCGAGATGCCCGCCGCGGCGGCGTTGTCCTTGAAGTGCTGCCACGCCTCGGCCTCGATCCGGGCCGTGCGGTGGGTGAACACCGGTCGCCGTGGCGCCGGTCCCGGTCGCAGCGGCAGGGCGGGTGCGGGCGGGAGGGCGGAGACGCGCGCCTGCCAGTAGGCGAGCGACTTCTCGCGCTGCACCGCGTCCGGCTCGGCGGCGGCGAGCAGGTAGTCGCGGTAGGTGACGGCCGGGGCGGGCAGTGCGGGCGTCCCGGAACGGTAGGCCTGGGCCCACTCCTGGAACAGCAGCCCGCAGCTGCGGCCGTCGATGATCAGCGCGTCGAAGTTGAGGTGCAGCCGGGTGGTGCGCGCGTCGAGCAGGGTCGCCCGGACGTCGAACAGCGGCCAGACCTCGGTGTCGAAGACCTGGTCCCGCATCTCCTCGTGGATCTCGGCCAGACGGCGGGCCCGTTCCGCGTCCTCGCAGGTCCGCAGGTCGACCGTGGCGATCCGGTAGTCGGGGACCTCTGCGAGCACCCGCTGGTGCCCGTCCCGGGACACGACCGCGCGGAGCATGTCGTGCCGGTCGACGAGCTGCCGGAAGGAGCCGGCGAGCCGGTCGAGGTCGGTCTCCACGAGGTCGATCTCGACCAGGAAGGAGGTGGAGATGTTGCCGAGCTCGAAGGCGTCGGTCCGGCCGACCAGGTAGGCCTGCTGGAGATCGGTGAGCGGGAACGGCTCGTGGCGGGCCGCCGGGTCGGCGACCAGCACCGCCCCGGGCACGGCGGGCTCTGCGGGCCGGCCCGCAGCGCCGCCGCGGGCCGCCTCGACGGTCCGGACGATCTCCGCGACGCTCCGCCCGTCCAGCAGGTCGGACAGCGGAAGGTCGACGCCGAACCGCCGGGCGAGCGCCTGCCGGATGTCCATCGCGATCAGCGAGTCGGCGCCCAGGCTGCGCAGCGGCTGGTGCAGCTGAAGGTCGTCGTGGCTGACGGTCGCACCACAGCCCGGACAGATGATGCCGAGCACCAGCTCCGCGACGTCCTCGGTCTCCGGTGCGGCGGGTTCGTTCTCGAGCGCCCGCGGTTCGGGAGCGGGCGTGCCGGTCACCGCCTCCAGGCGCACGCCGTCGGCGAGCGCCACGGGCGTGCCGTCGGCGCCGATCAACCGTACCTGCGCGACCAGCGCCCCGCCGTGGACCGGTGCCTGATCCCTGCGGGGGCCTCCCGTCCAGAGCCAGTAGCGCTGGCGCTGGAACGGGTAGCCGGGCAGCAGCGCGGGCGGCCCGGCGGGCTCGCCGTGCACCCGCGTCCAGTCGACCCGGACCCCTCGGGTGTAGAGCGCGCCGAGGCTGTCGAGGAGCGTGCGCCGGGCGTCGGACCCCGGTTGGCCCTCGGGCAGCGACGGCAGGAACGCCGTGTGCTCGGCCGTGCGGACCTGGTCGAGGAGCGGCCCGGCGGGCCCGATCTCCACGAAGGTCCGGTGTCCGTCCCGCAGCAGCGCGGCGATCCTCCCCCAGCCTTCGGCCGGGGGTACCCCCATGGTGAACCGCTCCGGCTCGGCGGCGTCCGCCGGCCTCCGGGCCGCCTCCCGCAGCGCGTCCGCCAGGCTCATCGTGCCCGTGACGCACGCGGCCACCAGCTCGCCGACGCCGTGGCCGAGGACGGCGGCCGGCTCCACGCCCCACGACCGCCACAGCTCGGCGAACGCGTACCCGACGGCGAACGGCGAGGGCCGCCCGCCGGACGCCTCGGCGCACTGGTCCAGGGCGTGGCGGAAGACCGGCTCGGCCTCGGCCAGCTCGGCGGCCGCGTCGGCGTACCGCGCGTCCAGGCGGCCGGTGAAGAGGAACACCGGGCCCCGACTGGTCTCCGGGGTCCGCACGCCGACCCGGACGCCGGGCGGCGGCTCCTCGCCCGGGCGCGTCCGGGTCAGCAGGTTCCGCAGCTCGGCGCGCGAGGACGCGACGGCCGTGAGCCGGTGCGTGAAGTGCGCCCGCCGCAGGCTCGTGGTCCGGCAGATCGACGCGAGCGAATCGCCGCCCGCACCGCCCGCACCGCCCGCACCGTCGGCGAGCAGGTCGGCGTAGCGCGCGGTGAGTTCGGCGAGCGCGGCCGGTGTCTTGGCCGACAGGGTCAGCAGGCGTGGCCCGTCCTGCTCGGCGGGTCGGTCCTCCCCGTCGGCCGGCGCCGCCGCCGGGACAACCGGAGCTTCTTCGATGATCACGTGTGCGTTGGTGCCGCTGATGCCCTGCGAGGACACCCCGGCGCGTTTCGGCCCCGAGGTCTCGGGCCACGCGGTCTCCTCGGCGACGAGCTCGACCGCGCCCGCCGACCAGTCGATGTGCGGGGTGGGCTCGTCCACGTACAGGGTCGCGGGGAGCGTGCCGTGGCGCATCGACAGCACCGTCTTGATGACCCCGGCGACGCCCGCCGCCGCCTGGGCGTGCCCGATGTTGGGCTTCAGCGAGCCGAGCCGCAGCGGCCGGTCCCGATCACGCCCGTAGGTGGCCTGCAGGGCGCGCGCCTCGATCGGGTCGCCGAGCGGGGTGCCGGTGCTGCTGGCCTCCACCACCTGGACGTCACCGGGCGACAGCCGCGCGTCCGTCAGCGCCTGCCGGATCACCCGCTGTTGCGCGGAGCCGCTCGGTGCGGTGAAGCCGTTGCTGGCGCCGTCCTGGTTGACCGCGCTGCCGCGCACCACGGCCAGTACGGGATGGCCGAGCCGCTGCGCGTCCGAAAGCCGTTCCACCAGCAGCAGGCCCACGCCCTCGGAGAGCCCGCTGCCTGCGGCGGCGGCCGAGAACGGGCGGCTCCGGCCGTCCGGTGACACGCCCTCCATCCGGGTGAACTCGGTGAACAGCTGCGGTGTGGACATGATCGTCGCGCCGCCCGCCAGCGCCATCGTGCACTCGCCGCGGCGCAGCGACTGGACGGCCAGGTGCAGCGCGACCAGCGAGGACGAGCAGGCCGTCTCCACGCTGATGGCCGGGCCGCGCAGGCCGAGCGTGTAGGAGATCCGCCCGGAGGCGGCGCCGCCCACCGACCCGGTCGTCAGGAAGCCCTCGGCCTCCTTGGGCACTTCGCCGTTCCCCATCGCGTAGTCCAGCCCGGACAGCCCGGTGAACACGCCGGTCTCGCTGTCACGCACCGACTCCGGATCGATCCCGGCGTCCTCGAAGGCCCGCCAGGCGGTCTCGAGCAGCAGCCGCTGCTGCGGGTCCATGGCCAGGGCCTCGCGCGGGCTGATGCCGAAGAAGCCCGCGTCGAAGTCCGCCGCGTCGTAGAGGAAGCCGCCGGAGCCGGTCAGGCTCCGGCCGCCGTTCTCGGGGTCGTGCAGGCCGTCGTCCCAGCCGCGGTCGCGGGGGAACGCGCCGACGGTCTCGCCGCCCGAGGCCAGCAGCCGCCACAGGGCGGCGGGCGAGTCGATCCCGCCCGGATAGCGGCATGCCATGCCGATGATCGCGATCGGCTCCCGCTCGCCCTCCTCCAGCTCGCGCAGGCGCTCGCGCGTCTGGTGCAGGTCGACGGTGACGCGCTTGAGGTATCCGAGCAGCTTCTGATCCGATTCTGATGCCATGACGGATCGGTCCTCCGTGGGGTCAGGAGCCGGAGAGCTCGCGGTCGATGAAGGCGAGGAGTTCCTCGGCGGTCGCGGCTTCGACGAGCGCCGTCACGTCCGCCTCGGTGTCTCCGGCGGCGCCTGCCGCGGCAGTCGAGGCGGGCGGGGCGGGCGGCGCCGTCGAGGCGGGCGGGGCGGGCGGCGCGAGTTCGGTGTCCAGTGCGGCGACGAGCTCGGGAAGGGTCGGCGCCTCGAAGAGCAGGGTGACCGGGAGCTTGAGGTCCGTCGCCGCGTTGAGGCGGTTGCGGAACTCGACCGAGGTGAGGGAGTCGACGCCGAGGTCGCCGAACGGCCGGTCGTCCGGGATCGCCTCGGGCCGCGAGCCCAGCACCGCGGCCATGTGGGTCCGGATCAGGTCGGCCAGGATCCCGGCGCGTTCATCGGCGGTCAGGCCGGTCAGCTCCTCCCGCAGCGGCCGGCGCCTGCGGTGTTCGGGGAGGTTCCCGGGCCGCCCCGCGCCGGCGGCTGCCACGACCTCGCGAAGGACCGGCGGGAGGTCCGTGCCGAGCTCGCGCAGGATCTCGCGGTCGAGCCGGGCGGCCGCCAGGACGGCGTGCGGTGACGGCAGTGCCGCCGCCAGCAGCGCCAGGCCGTACTCGGGAGCCATCGCCACCAGTCCGGCCCGGGCGAAGCGGGCGCGGTCGGCGTCGGTGCGGGCGCCGGTCATGCCGTCCGGGGTGTCCCACAGGCCCCAGGCCAGTGCCAGGGCGGGCAGGCCCTGCGCGCGGCGGCGCCGGGCGAGCGCGTCGAGGAACGCGTTGGCGGCGGTGTAGCCGCCCTGGCCCGCGCCGCCGAAGGTCCCCATGATCGAGGAGACCAGGACGAACGCGGTGAGCGGGTGGCTCGCGGTCAGCTCGTGCAGATGCCAGGCCCCGTCGGCCTTGACGCGCATCACCCGGTCGATCTGCTCGGCGGTGAGCGAGGTGATCGGCGCGTCGTCCACCACGCCCGCGGTGTGGATCACGGCGGTCAGCGGGTGCCGGTCGGGGACGGCTCCGATCATCGCGGCGACGGCGGCCCGGTCGGCGACGTCCACGGCCGCGAAGCTCACCTCGGCGCCGAGCCCGTTCAGCTCGGCGGCCAGCTCGGCCGCTCCGGGCGCGTCGGCGCCGCGGCGTCCGGCCAGCAGGAGCCGTCGGGCGCCGTGTTCGGTGACCAGGTGGCGGGCGACGGCCCGGCCGATGGCGCCGGTCCCGCCGGTGACCAGGACGGTTCCGTCCGGGTCGAGGACCGGCGGGACGGTGAGCACCACCTTGCCCACGTGGGCGCCTTGGCGCAGCAGCCCGAAGGCTTCGGGTGCGCGCCGAACGTCCATGTCGGTGACGGCGGGCCAGCCGAACGCGCCCTCGGCGAACAGCTCGACCGTGCGGTCCAGCAGGCGGGCGAGGTGCTCGGGGGGCAACTGGAGGAGGTTGAACGCCTGGTAGCGCGCACCGGGATGCGCGGCGGCCACCTCGGCGGGATCGCGCGGGTCGGTCCGGCCCAGCTCGACCAGGAGCCCGCCAGGACGCAGCAACCGCAGCGACTCGTCGACGAGTTCGCCGGTCAGCGAGTTCAGGACGACCGCCATCGGCCGGCCGGCCGCGCCGAAGCGCTCACCGAATCCGGGCTCGCGGGAGGAGGCGAGGTGGTCGTCGTCGACGCCGAGGGCCCGCAGCGCGGGCCACTTGGCAGGGCTCGCGGTCGCGTAGACCTCCGCGCCCAGGTGCCGGGCCAGCTGGACGGCGGCCATGCCGACGCCGCCCGCCCCGGCGTGGATCAGGACGGGGTCGCCCGCGCGCACGCCGCCCAGCTCGATCAGCGCGTGCAGGGCGGTCAGGTGGGCGACCGGCACGGCGGCGGCCTGGGTGAACGACCAGCCGTCGGGGATCCTGACCAGGGTGCGGTGGTCGGCGTGGGCCTGCGTGGCGAACGCGCCGGGGATCAGGCCCATCACCCGGTCGCCGGCGGCCAGGCCGGTGACTCCTGGCCCGGTCGCGGTGACCACGCCGGCGCCTTCCAGGCCGAGCGGGCCGGGGTCGCCGGGGTGCATGTCGAGCGCGCCCAGGAGGTCGTGGAAGTTGAGCCCGGCGGCGCGTACCGCGATCCGGACCTGGCCGGGGCCGGGTTCGGCGGCGGCCTCGGGGCAGGGCCGCACGTCCAGGGCAGTGAGCGTGCCGCGTTCGGGAATGTCGAGGCGCCAGGCGGCCGCGTCCTCGGGCAGCCGGAGCGCGGAGTCACCCGCCGCGGACACCAGCCGGGGCACCAGGACGGCACCGCCCCGGACCGCCGCCTGGTTCTCGTCCGGCACCAGTGCCGCCGCCACCGCCTCGACGGTGTCGGGGGCGAGGGCCGTGTCGGGCCCGAGGTCGACCAGGGCGAACCGGCCCGGGTGCTCGACCTGTGCCGTCCGCACCAGACCCCAGACCGCCGCCTGGGCGAGGTCCCGGACCGGCTCGCCGGGCCGCACGGCAACGGCCCCACGGGTGACCAGCACCAGGCGGGACCCGGCGAGCCGGTCCTCGGCGAGCCAGCGGCCGAGCAGTTCCCGCGTCCGCTGGACCGCCTGCCTGGCCGCCGTCGCCGGGTCGGTGCCGTCATCCGCGGCCGGGCACAGCACGACGGCGTGCCCCGGTGGCTCGGCCGATGCGAGCAGCGCCGCCAGGTCGCGGCCGTCCCACCGGACCGGCGGCTGCCCGGTCGGCGATCCGGCCGTCGGCTCGGGCAGCGGTTCCCAGCCCAGCGCGAACAGGGAGTCGCGCGCCACGACGGCGGGATCGGCCGGGCGGCCCGCTGCGACCGGGCACAGCTCCACCGACTCGACCAGTCCCGCCGGCTCTCCCGAGGCGTCGAACAGGGTCAGCGGGAGGCCCCCGTCCACGGCGGCCCCCGCGTGAACCCGCAGGAACGCGCGGCCACCGGCCCCGAACAGGGACACCCCGCGCCAGCGCAGCGGCTGCATCCGCTGCCCCTCGCCGCCCCGGGCATCGGCGATCATGCCGTGCAACGCGGCGTCGAGCAGGGCGGGGTGCAGGTGGTAGGCCTCGGCGTTCGCGGCCTCCGGCTCGGGCAGCACGGCCTCGGAGAACTGCTCGCCCGCGCGTCGCCAGGCGGCCCGCAGCCCGTCGAACACCGGCCCGTACTCGTACCCCTGCAGACCCAGGTCCTCGCCCATCCGGGCCAGCGGGACCGGCGTCGCGTCCGCCGGCGGCCAGGCCGTGGTGGCCGCGACCGAGGCCGGGGCCGGGGCCCGGTCGGGGCCGAGGGTGCCGGTGGCGTGCTCGATCCACTCCCCGCCGCTCGCCCGGCCCGATATCCGGCAGGTCCGCAGCCCGTTGCCGTCCGCGGCCCCCACCCGGACGCGCAGGTCGACGGCGCCGTCCTTCGGGAGTTCCATCGGCGTGGAGATCGTCAGTTCCTCGATCCTCGCCCAGCGTTCGGCCGGGAGTGCGCCCGTCGTCCCGGCCTTGGCGCCCGCGTGCAGTGCCATCTCCAGGAACGCGGTGGCCGGCAGGACGATCGTCCCCGAGAGGGCGTGGTCGGCCAGCCAGGGGTGGGCGCCGGTGGACAGCCGCCCGGTGAACACCGTCTCGCCGTCGCCGAGTTCGACGGCCGCGCCGAGCAGGGGGTGGTCGGCCGGGGCCTGGCCGAGGTCGGCCGTGCCGGCCGGCCCGGTGGTGCCCGTGAGCCAGTAGCGACGACCTTGGAACGGGTAGGTGGGCAGCTCCACCGGGCCGGCGGCCGTTCCGGTGAGCCGTTCCCACGCGACGGGCAGGCCCTGGACGTAGGCCTCGGCGGCGGAGCTGAGGAACCGGCGCAGGCCCCCGTCCTCGCGGCGCAGCGAGCCCGTCACGATCCCGTCGGCTCCGGCCTGCTCGAGGATCTCGCCGATGCTGCCGACCAGCACCGGGTGCGGGCCGACCTCGACGAAGGTGGTGTGGCCGGAGGCGATGAGCGCTTCGACCGCCTCCTGGAAGCGCACGGTGTGCCGCAGGTTCCGGTACCAGTAGGACGCGTCGAGCTCGCCGCCCTCCTGCCAGTCGGCGGTGACCGAGGACATCAGCGCGATCTCGCCGGTGCGCGGCGCCAGCGGCGCCAGCTCGGCCAGGATCCTCTCGCGGATCGGTTCGACCGCCGCGCTGTGCGAGGCGAAGGCCGCCGGGATCACCCGGGCGTTGACGCCCTCGGCCCGGAACCTGTCGACCAGCTCGGCGATCGCGTCCGGGGCTCCGGCCACGGCGGTGGTGGTCGGTCCGTTGATCGCGGCGATGCTCAGCGTGCCGAGTCGCTCCCGCACCCGCTCCGCGGGCAGCGGGATCACGGCCATCGCCCCCTTGCCCATCAGGTCGATGGCCACGCTGCTGCGCAGGGCGATGGCGCGGGCGCCGTCCTCGAGGGAGAGCGCCCCGGCCACGACGGCGGCGGCGATCTCGCCCTGGGAGTGGCCGACCACGGCGTCCGGGACGACCCCGGCCGAGCGCCACAGCTCGGCCAGCGACACCATCACGGCCCACAGCGCGGGCTGCACGACGTCGATCCGGTCGAGCAGCGGCGCGCCGGCCAGGACCTCGGCCAACGACCAGTCGACGTACGGCGCCAGCGCCCGCTCGCAGTCGGCCAGGCGGGCGGCGAAGACGGGGTTCTCGGCGGCGAGCGCCGCTGCCATGCCCTGCCACTGGCCGCCCTGTCCGGGGAAGACCAGGACGGTCCGGCCGGGCTCGCCGGCGCGGCCAGTGACGAGGCCCGGGGCCTCCTCGGCGCGGGCCAGTGCGTCCAGGGCCCGGTCGGCCTCCTGCCGGTCGCCGGCGATCACCACGGCGCGCTGGTCGAGGAAGGTCCTGGCGGTCAGGGCCGGCGCCGCCTCGACCGGGTCGAGCGGCGCGGCGGCCAGCTGCCGGGCCTGCTCCCGCAGCGCCTCCGGTGTCCGGGCCGACAGGACGACCGGCACCACGGGCGGCCGCACCGGCTCCTGCGCGGGTCCGGCCGCGGCCGGCGGCTGCGCCAGGATCACGTGCGCGTTGGTGCCGCTGATCCCGAACGAGGAGACGCCGCCGCGCCGGGGCTCGCCGGTGTCCGGCCAGGGACGGGCCTGGTCGAGCAGGGCCACCGACCCGGCCGCCCAGTCCACGTGCGGGGACGCCTCGTCGACGTGCAGTGTGGCGGGCAGGGTCG from Kitasatospora azatica KCTC 9699 harbors:
- a CDS encoding type I polyketide synthase — its product is MMDIAGHGARDLPSRAVAVVGIGCRFPQADGPDAFWRLLRGGGDAITDRRDGRGPARGGFLDRVDGFDPEFFGISHREAVAMDPQQRLALELAWEALENARTLPGDLAGSRTGVFLGVIADDYATLLHGLGPDAVTGHTLTGLQRGVTANRISYTLGLNGPSLVVDTGQSSSLAAVHLACASLRDGESDLALAGGVNLILAPDSTLALERAGTLSADGRCFTFDARANGYVRGEGGGVVVLKLLEAAVRDGDRIHAVIRGSALNNDGATETLPTPGRASQERVLLAACADAGVEPGEVQYVELHGSGTRAGDPIEAAALGATLGSAHPLDAPLLVGSVKTNIGHLEGAAGIAGFIKAVLCVGERELVPSLNYSDPGDRIPLDELHLRVNTETRSWPAPEGPLVAGVSSFGIGGTNCHIVLTDWQGADRPVGEGDAGVLPWVLSARDEPALRDQAERLRAQLEARPELGVASVGRSLAATRTTFEHRAVVLADHRDGFLAELEARSAGQPSAAVVEGRHEGPPVRPVFVFPGQGSQWAGMAAELIETSTVFADRIGDCADALGPYVDWSLLDVLRGVPGAPPLAGDEVIQPALWAVMVSLAALWRSAGVEPAAVVAHSQGEIAAATAMGALSLQDGARIVALRSRVLNRIAGSGGLLSVELPAEQLRRDLAVVDASLSIAAVNGPAQTVVAGPAAALDALAAHYGPQVRTRRVPIDYASHSAAVEELREELLTAFAGIAPHSTDVSFWSTVTAEPIDTAELDPGYWFRNLREPVRFGPAVEKLLDAGHSTFLEVSPHPVLAMGIRQAIDTHGGDGAALSTLRRGHGDRRRFLTAAAEAFVRGVAVDWAALLPGSAPLVDLPGYPFQRRSYWPSGMPGGTEQAPDATPAPAPAVDRRSVLELVRSLTAIVLGAGSAGEVRPGRTFREMGLDSAMTLELRDRLSAATGLRLESTVLYDHPSPAALAAAIGRLTEGASTGGSPALVRERADEQDPVVIVGMACRFPGGVRSPDDLWQLVDTGTDAIGDFPDDRGWDLATLHHPDPERIGTSYVSQGGFVRDVTDFDAEFFGISPREALAMDPQQRLLLEVAWEALERAGIDPTALAGSRTGVFAGAMHSDYGPSMAAAGPGVAGHLLTGTSTSVISGRIAYVLGLNGPALTVDTACSASLVALHQAVRAVRAGECSLALAGGVSVLSTPGMFVELSRQRVLAADGRSKAFSARADGAGWGEGAGMLVVERLSDARRHGHPVLAVVAGSAINSDGASNGLSAPSGIAQQRVIEDALADAGLAPQQVDAVEAHGTGTALGDPIEANALLAAYGSDRDRPLWLGSLKSNIGHAQAAAGVGGVIKMVQAIRNATLPATLHVDEASPHVDWAAGSVALLDQARPWPDTGEPRRGGVSSFGISGTNAHVILAQPPAAAGPAQEPVRPPVVPVVLSARTPEALREQARQLAAAPLDPVEAAPALTARTFLDQRAVVIAGDRQEADRALDALARAEEAPGLVTGRAGEPGRTVLVFPGQGGQWQGMAAALAAENPVFAARLADCERALAPYVDWSLAEVLAGAPLLDRIDVVQPALWAVMVSLAELWRSAGVVPDAVVGHSQGEIAAAVVAGALSLEDGARAIALRSSVAIDLMGKGAMAVIPLPAERVRERLGTLSIAAINGPTTTAVAGAPDAIAELVDRFRAEGVNARVIPAAFASHSAAVEPIRERILAELAPLAPRTGEIALMSSVTADWQEGGELDASYWYRNLRHTVRFQEAVEALIASGHTTFVEVGPHPVLVGSIGEILEQAGADGIVTGSLRREDGGLRRFLSSAAEAYVQGLPVAWERLTGTAAGPVELPTYPFQGRRYWLTGTTGPAGTADLGQAPADHPLLGAAVELGDGETVFTGRLSTGAHPWLADHALSGTIVLPATAFLEMALHAGAKAGTTGALPAERWARIEELTISTPMELPKDGAVDLRVRVGAADGNGLRTCRISGRASGGEWIEHATGTLGPDRAPAPASVAATTAWPPADATPVPLARMGEDLGLQGYEYGPVFDGLRAAWRRAGEQFSEAVLPEPEAANAEAYHLHPALLDAALHGMIADARGGEGQRMQPLRWRGVSLFGAGGRAFLRVHAGAAVDGGLPLTLFDASGEPAGLVESVELCPVAAGRPADPAVVARDSLFALGWEPLPEPTAGSPTGQPPVRWDGRDLAALLASAEPPGHAVVLCPAADDGTDPATAARQAVQRTRELLGRWLAEDRLAGSRLVLVTRGAVAVRPGEPVRDLAQAAVWGLVRTAQVEHPGRFALVDLGPDTALAPDTVEAVAAALVPDENQAAVRGGAVLVPRLVSAAGDSALRLPEDAAAWRLDIPERGTLTALDVRPCPEAAAEPGPGQVRIAVRAAGLNFHDLLGALDMHPGDPGPLGLEGAGVVTATGPGVTGLAAGDRVMGLIPGAFATQAHADHRTLVRIPDGWSFTQAAAVPVAHLTALHALIELGGVRAGDPVLIHAGAGGVGMAAVQLARHLGAEVYATASPAKWPALRALGVDDDHLASSREPGFGERFGAAGRPMAVVLNSLTGELVDESLRLLRPGGLLVELGRTDPRDPAEVAAAHPGARYQAFNLLQLPPEHLARLLDRTVELFAEGAFGWPAVTDMDVRRAPEAFGLLRQGAHVGKVVLTVPPVLDPDGTVLVTGGTGAIGRAVARHLVTEHGARRLLLAGRRGADAPGAAELAAELNGLGAEVSFAAVDVADRAAVAAMIGAVPDRHPLTAVIHTAGVVDDAPITSLTAEQIDRVMRVKADGAWHLHELTASHPLTAFVLVSSIMGTFGGAGQGGYTAANAFLDALARRRRAQGLPALALAWGLWDTPDGMTGARTDADRARFARAGLVAMAPEYGLALLAAALPSPHAVLAAARLDREILRELGTDLPPVLREVVAAAGAGRPGNLPEHRRRRPLREELTGLTADERAGILADLIRTHMAAVLGSRPEAIPDDRPFGDLGVDSLTSVEFRNRLNAATDLKLPVTLLFEAPTLPELVAALDTELAPPAPPASTAPPAPPASTAAAGAAGDTEADVTALVEAATAEELLAFIDRELSGS